The DNA sequence TGGCTCGTCTATCCCCTGGTGGCAACGGGTTTGGCGATCATCGTGCTGTTGCCCCGGCTCACCACGGCCATTCCCTCGCCACTTGTGGCGATCGTGGGTTTGACGGTGGTGGTCACCGCGTTCGGCTGGGATGTCCCATCGGTGGAAGACGAAGGCGCATTGCCCGATTCGCTACCGTCCCTGTTGATCCCCGATGTGCCGTTCACGATGCACACCCTGTCGGTCATCGCGCCTTACGCACTGGCGATGGCCCTCGTGGGACTGATGGAGTCGCTGATGACAGCCAAGCTGGTCGACGACATCACTGACACACACTCCGACAAGACCCGCGAAGGGTGGGGCCAAGGAGTGGCCAACGTCGTCACCGGGTTCTTCGGCGGCATGGGTGGCTGCGCGATGATCGGTCAGACAATGATCAACGTCAAGCAATCGGGCGCCCGCACCAGACTGTCGACGTTCCTCGCGGGGTTGTTCCTGTTGATCCTTGTCGTGGTTCTCGGCGACATCGTCGGTGTCATCCCGATGGCCGCCCTGGTCGCCGTGATGATCATGGTGTCGGTCGGTACGTTCGACTGGCACAGCGTCCATCCCCGAATCCTGCGGATGATGCCGTTTCCGGAAACCCTTGTCATGCTGGTCACCGTTGTCGCAACGGTTCTCACCAGTAATCTCGCAATCGGCGTCGTTCTCGGCGTGCTCACCGCGATGGTGTTGTTCGCCCGCCGGGTCGCACATCTCACCACGGTCACGCCTGTCACCGAAACCGACCCCGAGAGTGCCGATTTCGCCGAGATGCGTCGCTACCGGGTCACCGGACAGTTGTTTTTCGCGTCGAGCAACGACCTCGTCTACCAGTTCGACTATGCGGGCGATCCCGACAGGGTCATCATCGACCTGAGCGATGCCGACGTCTGGGATGCGTCGACGGTCGCCAGTCTCGATGCCGTACTGGGCAAGTACCGGGCGCGAGGCAAACAGGCCACGATCGTCGGGCTAGAGGGCGCGGGGCTCGCGCGCCTGGAACGGTTGTCGGGCCGACTCGGCGCATCCGGCTGATGGCCGGCGACCGCATGAAGGTGGGCGAGGTTGCCGACCGGCTCGGCCTGTCGGTCCGGACCCTTCGCCACTACGAAGACATCGATCTGGTGGCGCCGACAGCCCGCACCGAAGGCAATTTCCGGCTCTACACCGAAGACGATGTGCGACGGCTGCTGATCATCCGGCGGATGAAACCCTTGGGCTACAGCCTCGACGAGATGCGCACGTTCTTACGCGCCGTGGATGCATTGCACGGTTCCGACAATCCGGATCCCGCTGCCCGCATCGTCATCGACGAGGTGAGAGCCGACGCCCGAAACCGCTACGAACGCCTGCTCACCCACGTCGAGTACGCCACCGAGTTCATCGGCATACTCGACGACCTCGACTGATGACGGACCTCCTCAGTCCTCCAGTTTGAAACCGACCTTCAGGGTGACCTGGAAGTGCGCGAGCTCTCCGTTCTCCACGTGCCCTCGGGTCTCGACCACCTCGAACCAATCCACGTTGCGCAGCGACTTGTTGGCCCGGGCTATCGCGGTCTTGATCGCATCGTCGGTACTTGTTGTCGACGACCCGACGATCTCGGTGACGCGGTAGACGTTGTCGCTCATGCGAATCTCCATTCTCGTTCTGCTCGGTGCGGACTTCTGATCTCTCGCCCAACCCACGTTAGGCGATCGCGGCGCCGCACGACATCGATCTCGACGTCGGTCGCCGTTGCCCCGTGGGATCGAACGCCTGCCGTTACCATCACGCCATGGGCCTGCCCGTCCCGCGTCGACTGCGCTCACTGCCTGCGGCCGTGCGTTCGCGCGACCACGGTTTCGATGCGTTGCGGAGGGCGGTACGCACCGCGATCATCGTCCCGATCGTGGCTGCACTCGCCGTGCATGTCGGCGGCCCCCAGACTCCGTTGTTCGCCATCTTCGGCACCATCGCGCTACTGGTGCTGGTCGACTTCCCGGGCAACCGCACTCGACGTGCCGTCAGCTTAGCCGGTCTCGCTGTGGTGGGGTACGTATTCATCACCGTCGGAACGGTTCTGGCGACGCCTGCTTGGGTGGGCGTGATCTCGATGCTGGTGGTCGGGGTGGTGGTGTCCTACCTGGCCATTCTCAGTTCCAGTTTCGCCGCGGGCCAGCGCGCTGCTCTCCTCGCGTTTGTCCTGCCCGTGGCAGTTCCCGATGTCGGCCCGATCTCCGACCGACTGTTGGGTTGGACTCTGGCACTGGTGTTCTGCGTCCCGGCTGCGCTATATTTCCTGCCCCCCGATCACCACGATGCGCTGCGCCGCCGGGTCCGGGAAGTCTGTGAGACTCTTGCCGAATACATCGCCATGAGCGACACCGACACCGCGTCCACCGCGCGAGTCATGGACGCGATGAGCAACCTACGTCAGGCGTACCTGGGTACCGACAGCCGACCTACGGGGCTCACGGCCGGCAGTCGAGCTCTCGCGCGCGTGGTGGACGACCTCGAATGGCTTGCCGCTCAGACCACTCACGGCCAGACCCGGTTACCCGAAGAAGTTCGAGACCCTGCCTCGGCGGTCCTGCGTCGTTGCGTCGAGGTGCTCCGCGAAGGCAGGTCACCAGACGACGATGACCTGTACCGGCAACGACTCGTCTCCACAGCAACGGACCTGACCTCGGTATTGCGAAACCGATTCGGTCACAACGTCGAACAGATCGTGGCCGAGGCTAGCGAGCCCGAGGCGGAGGCCACTGGCGCCCGGTTGCTCACGGTTCACACCGTCGGCACAACAGTGGCTCTCGTCGGGCGGACCATCGCGTGGTCGTCTGCTGCGGATGCGCGGCCGATGATCGCCAAGGTGCTGGGCAGGCAGTTGCCACCGACCGGCGCAGCAGATCTCGTGCTGTCCGAACTCGAGGCCACCCGAAAAGCCGCGTCACCGGTCGTCATCGCCCGGTCGGTGATTGCCCGCAACGCCATGCGCACCGGTGTGGGCCTCGCTGCCGCAGTGGCCCTCATTCAGATGGTGCCGGTGCAGCACGGGTTCTGGGTGGTGCTGGGCGCGATGTCGGTTCTGCGCAGCAGTGCCCTCACCACGGGCTCGAAAGTCGTACGGGCAGTTGCGGGAACCACCGCGGGGTTTGTCATCGGCGGAGCCATCGTCGTCGTGTTGGGTACCAACGGCACCCTGTTGTGGATTCTGCTTCCCTTTGCAGCTTTCGGAGCCGCCTACATTCCCAAGGTATTCTCCTTCGCCGCCGGTCAAGCCGCGTTCACGGTGCTGGTGATCACCATGTTCAACATTCTCAAGCCCAGCGGTTGGCACGTGGGCCTGATTCGCGTAGAGGATGTTGCCATCGGATGCGCAGTGGCAGTGGTGGTCTCGTTTCTCCTCTGGCCACGGGGTGTCGCAGCGACGGCACGCGCGGCCATCGACAGCGCAACCGGCCAGTACCTGCAGTACCTCGATGTTGTGGTCGGCCGGTTACTCCGGGGCACCGAGCGCTCGGCGAGCGCCGACGTCACCAACCACCGCAACCTGAGTGTCATTGCCTATCGCACTGCCGATGACGCGGCGCGCCAATATCTTTCAGAAAGTGGTGGGCCCACGGACGAGCGAACGCCCATGCTCCGAGCTTTCGGGCAAGCCACTCGCCTCCGCGTAGTCGCCGATTCGATCGCCGACCTCCCGCTGCCGCCCGACCCGGACGGCCATCCCCGACTTCGGGCGGTGGTCAGGCGCCACAC is a window from the Williamsia sp. DF01-3 genome containing:
- a CDS encoding SulP family inorganic anion transporter, whose protein sequence is MSSPRDLRREVLAGLVVALALIPEAISFSIIAGVDPRVGLFASFTMAVTIAVVGGRPAMISAATGAVALVVAPIVDDYGLDYLIATVILAGIFQIALSVIGIAKLMRFIPRSVMTGFVNALAILIFGAQLPHLIGDDIPWLVYPLVATGLAIIVLLPRLTTAIPSPLVAIVGLTVVVTAFGWDVPSVEDEGALPDSLPSLLIPDVPFTMHTLSVIAPYALAMALVGLMESLMTAKLVDDITDTHSDKTREGWGQGVANVVTGFFGGMGGCAMIGQTMINVKQSGARTRLSTFLAGLFLLILVVVLGDIVGVIPMAALVAVMIMVSVGTFDWHSVHPRILRMMPFPETLVMLVTVVATVLTSNLAIGVVLGVLTAMVLFARRVAHLTTVTPVTETDPESADFAEMRRYRVTGQLFFASSNDLVYQFDYAGDPDRVIIDLSDADVWDASTVASLDAVLGKYRARGKQATIVGLEGAGLARLERLSGRLGASG
- a CDS encoding MerR family transcriptional regulator; this encodes MAGDRMKVGEVADRLGLSVRTLRHYEDIDLVAPTARTEGNFRLYTEDDVRRLLIIRRMKPLGYSLDEMRTFLRAVDALHGSDNPDPAARIVIDEVRADARNRYERLLTHVEYATEFIGILDDLD
- a CDS encoding dodecin, which gives rise to MSDNVYRVTEIVGSSTTSTDDAIKTAIARANKSLRNVDWFEVVETRGHVENGELAHFQVTLKVGFKLED
- a CDS encoding FUSC family protein, which encodes MGLPVPRRLRSLPAAVRSRDHGFDALRRAVRTAIIVPIVAALAVHVGGPQTPLFAIFGTIALLVLVDFPGNRTRRAVSLAGLAVVGYVFITVGTVLATPAWVGVISMLVVGVVVSYLAILSSSFAAGQRAALLAFVLPVAVPDVGPISDRLLGWTLALVFCVPAALYFLPPDHHDALRRRVREVCETLAEYIAMSDTDTASTARVMDAMSNLRQAYLGTDSRPTGLTAGSRALARVVDDLEWLAAQTTHGQTRLPEEVRDPASAVLRRCVEVLREGRSPDDDDLYRQRLVSTATDLTSVLRNRFGHNVEQIVAEASEPEAEATGARLLTVHTVGTTVALVGRTIAWSSAADARPMIAKVLGRQLPPTGAADLVLSELEATRKAASPVVIARSVIARNAMRTGVGLAAAVALIQMVPVQHGFWVVLGAMSVLRSSALTTGSKVVRAVAGTTAGFVIGGAIVVVLGTNGTLLWILLPFAAFGAAYIPKVFSFAAGQAAFTVLVITMFNILKPSGWHVGLIRVEDVAIGCAVAVVVSFLLWPRGVAATARAAIDSATGQYLQYLDVVVGRLLRGTERSASADVTNHRNLSVIAYRTADDAARQYLSESGGPTDERTPMLRAFGQATRLRVVADSIADLPLPPDPDGHPRLRAVVRRHTDKIRAGHATHTDVGVGIAEDAVSALRADTADRPLDMATARPLIGTCAYLGELELMYGAAEPFAESPLGRPST